The Gymnodinialimonas sp. 57CJ19 genome includes a window with the following:
- a CDS encoding extracellular solute-binding protein: MYGAPALAPDFTHLPYANPDAPTGGRIVTGEVGGFDSLNPHIRQGSTPWQLRFLTYESLLGRSWDEPFTLYGLLAESVDIAEDNLSVEFVIREEARFSDGSPVTVEDVIWSFETLGTEGHPRYLGAWSRVEGIEATGDRSVRITLTEPDRELAMIMGLRPILQAAQWEEHAFLESGLDVIPIATAPYVVTDFEAGRFVSLTRNPDYWGADIPFRRGTNVIDEIRMEFFADGTAMTEAFTSGLVTTQRETSAQAWATDYDFPPVQSGEVQLSEVAHQRPSGMTGFVMNTRRPVFSDWRVREAMIQAFNFEFINETVNGGVDPRITSPFANSPLAMHEGAAEGRVLEILQPFTEELLPGAIEGYTLPISDGTERNRAGIRNAIALMEEAGYTVEEGVMTGPNGPVTFEILLQTGSSENDAITNIYTEALARLGIVVTVTRVDSAQFRERRDVYDYDMIYYRWGLSLSPGNEQRNYWGCDAGLVDGGRNLHGGCNPAIEAMIDEMLSASSQENYRAAVRALDRILISDRYVVPFHHNPISRIAYNSELHFPDYIPIYGDWIGWQPDVWWVEEE; the protein is encoded by the coding sequence ATGTATGGCGCGCCTGCGCTGGCGCCGGACTTCACGCATTTGCCCTATGCCAACCCCGATGCGCCCACGGGCGGGCGGATCGTGACGGGGGAAGTGGGCGGTTTTGACAGCCTGAACCCGCATATCCGCCAAGGCTCTACCCCGTGGCAGCTGCGATTCTTGACTTACGAATCGCTTCTGGGGCGGTCCTGGGATGAACCGTTCACCCTGTACGGGCTCTTGGCCGAATCGGTGGACATTGCAGAGGACAACCTGTCGGTCGAATTCGTAATCCGTGAGGAGGCGCGATTCTCCGACGGGTCTCCGGTCACGGTCGAAGATGTGATCTGGTCGTTTGAGACCTTGGGGACCGAAGGCCACCCCCGCTATCTGGGCGCATGGAGCCGGGTGGAAGGCATCGAGGCGACCGGCGATCGCTCGGTTCGGATTACCTTGACCGAGCCTGACCGAGAGTTGGCGATGATCATGGGCCTGCGCCCGATCTTGCAAGCGGCCCAGTGGGAGGAGCATGCCTTCCTTGAAAGCGGTCTTGATGTCATCCCGATCGCCACGGCGCCCTATGTCGTTACCGACTTTGAGGCGGGACGTTTCGTCTCCCTGACCCGCAACCCGGACTACTGGGGCGCGGATATTCCGTTTCGGCGCGGCACCAATGTCATTGATGAGATCCGCATGGAGTTCTTCGCCGATGGCACGGCCATGACCGAGGCCTTCACCAGCGGCCTGGTGACGACGCAGCGCGAAACCTCGGCGCAGGCATGGGCCACGGATTACGATTTCCCCCCGGTGCAATCGGGTGAAGTTCAGCTCTCCGAGGTGGCGCATCAACGCCCTTCGGGCATGACGGGATTTGTGATGAACACGCGGCGTCCGGTTTTCTCGGACTGGCGCGTGCGCGAGGCGATGATCCAAGCGTTCAACTTTGAGTTCATTAACGAGACAGTCAATGGCGGGGTCGACCCCCGCATCACGTCGCCCTTCGCGAACTCTCCTCTGGCCATGCACGAGGGCGCGGCAGAGGGCAGGGTGCTGGAAATCCTGCAGCCCTTCACAGAAGAGCTGCTTCCCGGAGCCATCGAAGGCTACACGCTGCCCATCTCCGACGGCACCGAACGCAACCGCGCCGGCATCCGCAACGCCATCGCCCTGATGGAAGAGGCCGGATACACCGTAGAGGAAGGCGTGATGACCGGACCCAACGGCCCCGTGACGTTCGAGATCCTGCTCCAGACCGGCAGTTCCGAGAACGATGCGATCACCAATATCTACACCGAAGCGCTGGCGCGTTTGGGGATTGTGGTGACGGTCACCCGTGTCGACAGTGCCCAGTTCCGGGAGCGGCGCGACGTCTATGATTACGACATGATCTACTATCGCTGGGGCCTTTCGCTCAGCCCCGGAAACGAACAGCGCAACTACTGGGGCTGCGACGCGGGTTTGGTCGATGGCGGCCGCAACCTGCACGGCGGGTGCAATCCGGCGATTGAGGCGATGATCGACGAGATGCTGAGCGCGTCCTCGCAAGAGAACTACCGTGCAGCAGTGCGGGCCTTGGACCGGATCTTGATCTCGGACCGCTACGTGGTGCCGTTCCACCACAACCCCATCAGCCGGATTGCCTACAATTCTGAACTGCATTTCCCGGATTACATTCCGATCTACGGAGATTGGATTGGTTGGCAGCCGGACGTTTGGTGGGTTGAGGAGGAGTAA
- a CDS encoding DUF502 domain-containing protein, producing the protein MKLPPTPDIPRRGLFASLRSNFLTGLIVIAPIGITIWLIWTLTGWIDSWVLPFIPNAYNPAMLINEWTGIQVNIRGIGVVTFLIFTMIVGWIAKGFIGRSMIRWAESLVLSIPMVRTIYSGLKQIAETILQQGQQNFDKACLVEYPRRGIWAIAFISTTAKGEIAKRAPEDMVSVFLPTTPNPTSGFLLFVPVKDTIVLDMTVEDAAKLIISAGLVYPNGQDPSQPPAPKP; encoded by the coding sequence ATGAAATTGCCTCCTACGCCAGATATTCCACGACGGGGGTTGTTTGCCTCTCTACGGTCGAACTTCCTGACGGGTTTGATCGTGATTGCGCCCATCGGCATCACAATCTGGCTGATCTGGACCCTGACAGGCTGGATTGACAGTTGGGTCCTGCCCTTTATCCCCAATGCCTATAACCCCGCGATGCTGATTAACGAGTGGACCGGCATCCAAGTGAACATCCGTGGCATCGGCGTGGTGACGTTCCTGATCTTCACCATGATCGTGGGCTGGATTGCGAAGGGTTTTATTGGACGGTCAATGATCCGTTGGGCCGAAAGCCTCGTGCTGTCGATCCCGATGGTGCGCACGATCTATTCCGGCCTGAAACAAATTGCCGAAACGATCCTTCAGCAAGGGCAACAGAACTTCGACAAAGCCTGTCTCGTGGAATATCCGCGTCGCGGCATCTGGGCGATCGCCTTCATTTCTACCACCGCCAAGGGTGAAATCGCCAAACGCGCGCCCGAGGACATGGTCTCGGTCTTCCTGCCCACAACACCCAACCCGACATCGGGCTTCTTGCTGTTTGTCCCGGTCAAGGACACGATTGTTCTCGATATGACGGTCGAGGACGCCGCGAAACTGATCATCTCCGCGGGTCTGGTCTATCCAAACGGCCAAGACCCCTCGCAACCTCCTGCGCCCAAACCCTAG
- a CDS encoding pseudouridine-5'-phosphate glycosidase translates to MTLPLTFSPEVVEARANGTPIVALESTIITHGMPYPQNLDTARLVEDEIREAGAVPATIAIMDGRIQIGLTETELEVLAQAQDVSKLSRADLAACLAMGGVGATTVAATMICAAMADIKVFATGGIGGVHKGAEETFDISADLRELAHTPVSVIAAGPKAILDLPKTLEVLETLGVPVFAYGQDAFPAFWSRDSGLTAPLRADTAAQIAQSHLMRTRLGLPGGQLVTNPIPLADEIPAATLAPIIAQAQSEADAKGISGKQVTPFLLQRLFELTDGATLTSNIALVRNNARLAAAVAREMIAGTP, encoded by the coding sequence ATGACGCTTCCCCTTACCTTTTCGCCCGAGGTTGTCGAGGCCCGTGCCAACGGCACTCCCATCGTAGCGCTCGAATCCACGATCATCACCCACGGCATGCCCTATCCGCAGAACCTCGACACCGCACGTTTGGTCGAAGACGAGATCCGTGAAGCCGGGGCGGTTCCCGCAACAATTGCGATCATGGACGGTCGGATCCAGATTGGCTTGACCGAGACGGAGTTAGAGGTTCTGGCCCAGGCCCAAGACGTCTCGAAGCTTAGCCGCGCCGATTTGGCCGCGTGCCTGGCCATGGGTGGCGTCGGTGCCACGACGGTTGCTGCAACGATGATTTGTGCCGCCATGGCCGACATCAAAGTGTTTGCAACCGGCGGCATTGGTGGCGTCCATAAGGGCGCGGAAGAGACCTTTGACATCTCCGCCGACCTGCGTGAACTGGCCCATACCCCTGTGAGCGTCATTGCAGCGGGTCCCAAAGCGATCCTCGACCTGCCCAAGACGCTGGAAGTTCTCGAGACCCTTGGGGTACCGGTGTTTGCCTACGGCCAAGATGCCTTCCCCGCATTCTGGAGCCGTGACAGCGGGCTGACGGCGCCCCTACGGGCGGACACGGCGGCACAGATTGCCCAATCGCATCTGATGCGCACCCGCCTTGGCCTGCCAGGCGGACAACTGGTGACCAACCCGATCCCCTTGGCCGATGAAATCCCGGCGGCCACCCTTGCGCCAATCATCGCGCAGGCGCAGTCCGAAGCCGACGCCAAGGGCATCTCCGGCAAACAGGTCACCCCGTTCCTGCTGCAACGCCTGTTCGAGCTGACCGACGGCGCCACGCTGACCTCCAACATTGCCCTCGTGCGCAACAACGCGCGGCTTGCCGCAGCGGTCGCGCGTGAAATGATCGCCGGGACACCGTGA
- a CDS encoding PfkB family carbohydrate kinase, translating into MEQRPDILCIGAVLWDIIGRTDEPMVLGNDKPGQISRLPGGVALNIAMTLSGFGLRAALLSVVGEDTEGRELRAAAAEMGLDVSPMLVDAALTTDRYMAIEAQGQLIAAIAHAHSLERAGARILAPLADGTLGSEAEPWNGPVALDGNLTEALLQDIAVSPLFAEADLRIAPASPGKALRLRPLLSHPRATIYVNREEAGLLTGTHPANAAAAAEALIAAGARRVLVTEGAQMAVDACADHSLSAVPPAVEARRITGAGDTFMAAHIAAEVAGESREKSLEAAVNAAATYVSGDTP; encoded by the coding sequence ATGGAACAGAGACCGGATATTTTGTGCATCGGCGCAGTTTTGTGGGACATCATTGGCCGCACAGACGAACCGATGGTGCTTGGCAATGACAAGCCGGGGCAAATCAGCCGTTTGCCGGGAGGCGTGGCGTTGAATATTGCCATGACACTTTCGGGATTCGGGTTGCGGGCGGCTTTGTTGTCGGTGGTGGGTGAGGACACGGAGGGGCGCGAATTGCGCGCGGCGGCAGCCGAGATGGGGCTGGATGTAAGCCCGATGTTGGTGGATGCCGCCCTGACCACGGATCGCTATATGGCGATCGAGGCGCAGGGCCAGTTGATTGCGGCGATTGCCCATGCCCATTCGTTGGAACGCGCCGGCGCCCGCATTCTGGCACCTTTGGCCGACGGCACCTTGGGGTCTGAAGCCGAGCCTTGGAACGGTCCTGTTGCCCTGGACGGCAATCTGACGGAGGCTCTTTTGCAAGACATCGCGGTTAGCCCCTTGTTCGCGGAGGCGGATTTGCGGATTGCGCCTGCCTCGCCAGGCAAGGCATTGCGGCTGCGCCCCTTGCTGTCGCATCCCCGTGCCACGATTTACGTGAACCGAGAGGAAGCAGGGCTTCTGACAGGGACACACCCCGCCAATGCCGCCGCCGCCGCCGAAGCCCTGATCGCTGCGGGCGCTCGCAGGGTGCTGGTCACGGAAGGCGCGCAAATGGCCGTAGATGCCTGCGCCGATCACAGCTTGTCCGCCGTACCGCCCGCCGTTGAAGCGCGGCGGATCACCGGAGCGGGCGATACATTCATGGCAGCCCATATTGCTGCCGAAGTCGCGGGGGAATCCCGCGAGAAATCACTGGAAGCCGCGGTGAATGCAGCGGCCACCTACGTCTCAGGAGATACCCCATGA
- the rpsB gene encoding 30S ribosomal protein S2, producing the protein MALPDFTMRQLLEAGVHFGHQTQRWNPRMGEFIYGDRNGIHILDLTQTHPMLEQALQVVRETVAKGGRILFVGTKRQAQKPVADAAERCAQYYMNHRWLGGTLTNWKTVSNSISRLKEIDEKTADGSLEGLTKKERLGMERDQIKLQASLGGIREMGGLPDLIFVIDVNKEDLAIAEAKKLGIPVVAVVDTNCSPDGVDYIIPGNDDAARAIALYCDLISRAALDGMSTQLETAGVDLGGLEEGSVEEAIAEPAAEEAPAAEA; encoded by the coding sequence ATGGCGCTTCCAGATTTCACCATGCGTCAGCTTCTTGAAGCTGGCGTTCACTTCGGCCACCAGACGCAACGCTGGAACCCCCGCATGGGCGAGTTCATCTACGGCGACCGTAATGGCATCCACATCCTCGACCTGACCCAGACCCACCCGATGCTGGAGCAAGCGCTTCAGGTTGTGCGTGAGACCGTCGCCAAAGGCGGCCGGATCCTCTTCGTGGGCACCAAGCGTCAGGCGCAAAAGCCTGTGGCCGATGCCGCAGAGCGTTGCGCACAGTACTACATGAACCACCGTTGGTTGGGCGGCACGCTCACCAACTGGAAAACCGTTTCCAACTCCATCTCTCGCTTGAAAGAGATCGACGAGAAGACAGCCGACGGCTCTCTCGAAGGTCTGACCAAGAAAGAGCGTCTGGGCATGGAGCGTGACCAGATCAAACTGCAAGCCTCCCTCGGCGGCATCCGCGAAATGGGCGGCCTTCCAGACCTGATCTTCGTGATCGACGTCAACAAGGAAGACCTCGCCATCGCCGAAGCCAAGAAACTGGGCATTCCTGTTGTGGCTGTGGTTGATACCAACTGCTCGCCCGATGGTGTGGATTACATCATCCCCGGTAACGACGACGCGGCCCGTGCCATTGCACTCTACTGCGATCTGATTTCCCGCGCGGCGCTGGACGGCATGTCCACGCAACTGGAAACAGCCGGTGTTGACCTTGGTGGTCTGGAAGAGGGCTCCGTTGAGGAAGCCATCGCCGAGCCCGCAGCTGAAGAAGCCCCTGCCGCCGAGGCATAA
- the tsf gene encoding translation elongation factor Ts produces the protein MAITASMVKELRDTTGAGMMDAKKALTETAGDMEAAVDWLRTKGLAKAAKKSGRTAAEGLVAVAVEGNKGVAVEVNSETDFVGKNADFQKMVAGIADVAKGVNNVDELKAADMGGKSVEQTVTDAVAVIGENMSVRRMAALEGDVVVSYVHNAAAEGMGKIGVLVATKGGDEAFAKQVAMHVAAVNPAALDEGAVDAEMLEKEKQVQIDIARESGKPEQVIEKMIVGRMKKYLSEITLVNQAFVVNPDLTVGDAAKEAGAEITGFVRLEVGEGIEKKVENFAEEVAKTAKG, from the coding sequence ATGGCAATCACTGCAAGCATGGTAAAAGAGCTGCGCGACACAACTGGCGCTGGCATGATGGACGCCAAGAAGGCGCTGACCGAAACCGCAGGCGACATGGAAGCGGCCGTTGACTGGCTGCGCACCAAGGGCCTTGCAAAAGCCGCAAAGAAATCCGGCCGTACGGCCGCTGAAGGCCTCGTGGCTGTTGCCGTTGAGGGTAACAAAGGCGTTGCGGTTGAAGTGAATTCTGAAACCGACTTCGTGGGCAAGAATGCTGACTTCCAAAAAATGGTTGCTGGCATTGCTGACGTCGCCAAGGGCGTGAACAATGTGGACGAGCTGAAAGCGGCTGACATGGGCGGCAAGTCCGTCGAGCAGACCGTGACTGACGCCGTTGCCGTGATCGGTGAAAACATGTCCGTGCGCCGCATGGCTGCGCTGGAAGGCGACGTTGTCGTTTCCTACGTGCACAATGCCGCTGCCGAGGGCATGGGCAAGATCGGCGTTCTGGTTGCTACCAAAGGCGGCGACGAAGCCTTCGCCAAGCAGGTTGCCATGCACGTGGCCGCCGTGAACCCCGCCGCTCTGGACGAGGGCGCCGTGGACGCGGAAATGCTGGAGAAGGAAAAGCAGGTCCAGATCGACATCGCCCGCGAATCCGGCAAGCCTGAGCAGGTCATCGAAAAGATGATCGTGGGTCGTATGAAGAAGTACCTCTCGGAAATCACGCTCGTGAACCAGGCCTTCGTTGTGAACCCTGACCTGACTGTTGGCGATGCCGCCAAAGAGGCCGGCGCCGAGATCACCGGTTTCGTTCGCCTCGAAGTGGGTGAAGGCATCGAGAAGAAGGTCGAGAACTTCGCAGAAGAAGTGGCCAAGACCGCCAAAGGTTAA
- the blaOXA gene encoding class D beta-lactamase, translating to MPKQVIAGALTGLCLSVSAAQAETICTLIASPSAQDAIYEVGDCDRRVTPASTFKVALSLMAFHDGVLLDAHTPTLPYQSTYPDWGGENLRQATDPDRWMTYSVVWFSRQITPLLSLDRMTELAQGMGYGNADFSGDYGQNNALERAWMTSSLLISPREQVAFLSRMIQNYLPISGEAVAQTIEIMDYTDTPGGWRIYGKTGAAYPRMESGAFDYAQGWGWYVGWASNGDTTLVFAHLTQDETRHQTSPGIRAREAFLAGFEALANGALQ from the coding sequence ATGCCCAAACAAGTGATCGCTGGTGCCCTCACAGGCCTGTGTCTCTCCGTTAGCGCCGCCCAAGCCGAGACGATCTGCACCCTGATCGCGTCCCCTTCAGCGCAGGACGCGATTTACGAGGTCGGCGATTGCGACCGCCGGGTCACGCCCGCCTCTACCTTCAAGGTAGCCCTATCCCTTATGGCGTTTCACGATGGTGTTCTACTGGACGCCCACACCCCGACCCTGCCCTACCAGAGCACCTATCCCGACTGGGGCGGCGAGAACTTGCGGCAGGCCACCGACCCGGACCGCTGGATGACCTATTCCGTCGTGTGGTTTTCACGGCAAATCACGCCGCTTTTGAGTCTGGATCGGATGACAGAGCTCGCCCAAGGCATGGGCTATGGAAACGCGGATTTCAGCGGAGACTATGGCCAGAACAACGCGCTGGAACGGGCTTGGATGACCTCCTCTTTGCTGATCTCTCCACGCGAACAGGTCGCGTTCTTATCGCGAATGATTCAAAATTACTTGCCGATCTCAGGCGAAGCCGTCGCGCAAACGATTGAGATTATGGATTATACCGACACACCCGGCGGTTGGCGGATCTATGGCAAGACGGGTGCGGCCTACCCTAGAATGGAATCCGGTGCGTTTGACTATGCCCAGGGCTGGGGCTGGTACGTGGGGTGGGCCAGCAATGGCGACACCACATTGGTTTTCGCCCACCTGACCCAAGATGAGACCCGGCACCAGACCTCTCCCGGCATCCGAGCGCGGGAAGCTTTTCTTGCCGGGTTTGAGGCCCTCGCCAACGGCGCGCTGCAATGA
- a CDS encoding LuxR family transcriptional regulator encodes MKRLRPYMEMSTVEDLWAHHTKVLAGYGFDRVFYGFNAFRGAGLYDNPEDALLLTNMPSDYVEAYVDGGMFRDGVMMRWATENVGAASWRDVYTAMAHEEPSKGELAMRAMNEKHGITAGYTVSFPMAIKNANAGIGMAVKKGMDQDAADAIWAEHGEDIETICHVAHLCILQLPATGQRKLLTPRQSEVLELVADGKTMADIALLLERNVATIEKHLRGARDALGVETTAQAVRKASILNQIFRLDDREDTTPRLPHMAGTVGDRR; translated from the coding sequence ATGAAACGTCTCCGCCCCTATATGGAAATGTCCACCGTCGAAGACCTCTGGGCCCACCATACGAAAGTATTGGCAGGCTACGGCTTTGACCGCGTGTTTTACGGCTTCAATGCCTTTCGCGGCGCGGGTCTGTACGACAACCCCGAAGACGCGCTGCTTCTGACGAACATGCCCTCCGACTATGTAGAGGCCTATGTCGACGGCGGCATGTTCCGAGACGGCGTGATGATGCGGTGGGCGACCGAGAATGTGGGCGCCGCATCCTGGCGCGACGTCTACACGGCCATGGCCCACGAAGAGCCCTCCAAGGGCGAGTTGGCCATGCGCGCGATGAATGAAAAACACGGCATTACAGCGGGTTACACGGTGAGCTTCCCCATGGCGATCAAGAACGCCAACGCGGGCATTGGCATGGCCGTGAAAAAGGGCATGGACCAGGACGCCGCCGATGCGATCTGGGCCGAGCATGGCGAGGATATCGAGACGATCTGCCATGTGGCCCACCTGTGCATCCTGCAACTGCCCGCGACGGGTCAGCGCAAACTACTGACCCCGCGCCAATCCGAGGTGTTGGAACTGGTGGCCGACGGCAAGACCATGGCCGATATCGCGCTACTGCTGGAACGCAACGTGGCGACGATCGAAAAGCACCTGCGCGGCGCACGGGATGCGTTGGGGGTTGAGACGACCGCACAGGCCGTGCGCAAGGCCTCGATCCTGAACCAGATCTTCCGCCTCGATGACCGCGAAGACACCACGCCCCGCCTGCCCCATATGGCGGGAACCGTCGGTGATCGCCGTTAA
- the aroQ gene encoding type II 3-dehydroquinate dehydratase, giving the protein MKLLVLNGPNLNLLGEREPGIYGAASLADIEAECQAFVSTFGSSVRFEQSNHEGGLVDALHGARHDTDGVVLNAGAYTHTSIALRDAISATRLPVIELHLSNTHAREEFRHTSMIAAVVVGIIQGFGADGYPLALRALHQHLSKK; this is encoded by the coding sequence ATGAAGCTATTAGTCCTCAACGGGCCCAACCTTAACCTCCTGGGAGAGCGTGAGCCGGGCATCTATGGGGCCGCGTCCCTGGCAGATATCGAGGCCGAGTGTCAGGCCTTCGTCAGCACCTTTGGGTCCAGTGTTCGGTTTGAACAATCCAACCACGAGGGCGGGCTTGTGGACGCGCTTCACGGGGCGCGTCACGACACCGACGGCGTCGTGTTGAACGCGGGCGCCTACACCCATACTTCCATCGCACTGCGCGATGCGATCAGCGCCACGCGCTTGCCGGTGATAGAGCTTCATTTGTCCAACACCCATGCCCGCGAAGAATTCCGCCACACATCAATGATCGCGGCGGTGGTCGTCGGTATCATCCAAGGCTTCGGCGCAGACGGCTACCCCCTCGCCCTGCGTGCCCTGCATCAACACCTTTCAAAAAAGTAG
- a CDS encoding rhodanese-like domain-containing protein: protein MGLKTSASQLVATARARIEEVETAELIAKVDDPDVVIVDIRDIRERQRGYIPGSVHAPRGMIEFWVDPDSPYFKPVFGQEGKRYVFHCASGWRSALTVATLQDMGFDAAHLREGFSPWEEHGGPVEIPEPRK, encoded by the coding sequence ATGGGCCTGAAAACCTCTGCCTCACAATTGGTTGCCACCGCTCGCGCCCGGATTGAGGAGGTCGAGACCGCCGAGTTGATCGCCAAGGTCGATGACCCCGATGTGGTGATCGTGGATATCCGCGACATCCGCGAGCGTCAGCGCGGGTATATCCCCGGCTCGGTCCATGCGCCGCGCGGCATGATCGAATTCTGGGTGGACCCCGATAGCCCCTACTTTAAGCCGGTCTTTGGACAGGAAGGAAAGAGGTACGTGTTTCACTGCGCCTCGGGCTGGCGATCGGCCCTGACGGTGGCGACACTGCAAGACATGGGCTTTGACGCGGCACACCTGCGCGAAGGATTTTCACCATGGGAAGAGCACGGCGGCCCGGTTGAGATCCCGGAGCCCAGGAAATAA
- a CDS encoding AMP-binding protein: protein MTYKATFKRASTDPESFWLEAAGAIDWMTPPTQAFTRGSGVYGRWFEGAVGNTCHNAVDRHVASGRGDQPAIIYDSPVTDSKRTITYAELLDEVATLGAVLTDMGVGQGDRVIIYMPMVAEALVAMLACSRIGAVHSVVFGGFAPAELATRIDDADATVILTASCGIEPGRVIDYMSLVSEAVDIAQNDVSFCLVLQRDIQPAELTAGRDLDWAEEMARARAEGRRAPCAEVLATDPAYILYTSGTTGQPKGVVRDTGGHMVALNWSMKNIYGVSAGDVFWAASDVGWVVGHSYICYAPLLAGCTTVVFEGKPIGTPDAGTFWRVIEEHDVSVLFTAPTAFRAIRGQDPEGAFLKKYDTSGLRTLFLAGERSDPATLAWAEAQLGVPVIDHWWQTETGWAISAIPMGIEALPVKHGSPGVPMPGYDVQVLDDEGHPVVNGTLGNIVVKLPLPPACLPTLWNAEERFHSSYLNEFPGYFATSDAGILDEDGYLHIMARTDDIINVAGHRLSTGAMEEVLSNHDAVAECAVVGKADALKGQVPLGFFVLKSGVEQDVDEITTELVKKVRHDIGAVAAFKLAVPVKRLPKTRSGKVLRGTMQKIADAEAYKMPAAIDDPVILDEITQVLTDKGLIG from the coding sequence ATGACTTATAAAGCGACATTCAAACGGGCCAGCACGGACCCCGAAAGCTTTTGGCTAGAGGCCGCCGGCGCGATTGATTGGATGACACCGCCGACACAGGCGTTTACGCGCGGTTCCGGCGTGTATGGGCGTTGGTTTGAAGGCGCGGTTGGTAACACCTGCCACAACGCCGTGGATCGCCACGTGGCGTCCGGACGCGGCGACCAGCCTGCGATCATCTACGACAGCCCCGTCACCGACAGCAAGCGCACGATCACCTACGCAGAGCTGCTGGACGAGGTCGCCACCCTTGGTGCGGTGCTGACAGACATGGGCGTGGGGCAGGGGGACCGTGTCATCATCTATATGCCGATGGTGGCAGAGGCGCTGGTTGCGATGCTGGCGTGCTCCCGAATTGGCGCGGTTCATTCCGTGGTTTTCGGCGGTTTTGCTCCGGCTGAGCTGGCCACGCGGATCGACGATGCGGATGCCACGGTTATCCTGACGGCCTCTTGCGGGATCGAGCCGGGACGGGTCATTGATTACATGAGCCTCGTGTCAGAAGCTGTTGATATTGCGCAAAATGACGTGTCGTTCTGCTTGGTTCTCCAGCGTGACATCCAGCCCGCTGAACTGACCGCGGGCCGCGATCTGGATTGGGCCGAGGAAATGGCCCGCGCCCGTGCCGAGGGGCGCCGCGCCCCCTGCGCCGAGGTGTTGGCGACGGACCCGGCTTATATCCTTTATACCTCCGGCACCACGGGCCAACCCAAGGGCGTGGTGCGCGACACCGGCGGCCATATGGTGGCGCTCAACTGGTCGATGAAAAATATCTACGGCGTGTCCGCAGGAGACGTGTTCTGGGCCGCGTCGGACGTGGGGTGGGTCGTGGGGCATTCCTACATCTGCTACGCGCCTTTGCTGGCGGGCTGCACGACTGTGGTGTTTGAAGGCAAGCCAATCGGCACACCGGATGCCGGCACATTCTGGCGCGTGATCGAGGAGCATGACGTGAGCGTTCTGTTCACCGCGCCCACGGCATTCCGCGCGATCCGGGGGCAGGACCCAGAAGGCGCGTTTCTGAAGAAATACGACACCTCGGGCCTGCGCACATTGTTCCTTGCGGGCGAACGCTCGGACCCGGCGACATTGGCTTGGGCTGAGGCGCAACTTGGCGTGCCAGTGATCGACCATTGGTGGCAGACCGAGACCGGGTGGGCGATTTCCGCAATCCCCATGGGGATCGAGGCCTTGCCCGTAAAACATGGCTCTCCGGGTGTTCCGATGCCGGGCTATGACGTGCAGGTCCTGGATGATGAGGGCCATCCCGTTGTTAACGGGACGCTTGGAAACATCGTGGTGAAACTGCCGCTGCCGCCGGCATGTTTGCCGACACTCTGGAACGCGGAGGAACGGTTCCACTCGTCCTATCTCAATGAATTCCCAGGATATTTTGCGACGTCAGATGCGGGAATTCTGGACGAAGACGGCTATCTGCACATCATGGCGCGGACCGACGACATCATCAACGTGGCCGGCCACAGGCTGTCCACCGGCGCGATGGAAGAGGTCCTTTCCAACCACGATGCCGTGGCCGAATGCGCGGTTGTGGGCAAGGCGGATGCATTGAAGGGCCAAGTGCCTTTGGGCTTCTTCGTCCTGAAATCAGGTGTGGAGCAAGACGTTGATGAAATCACCACCGAACTGGTCAAAAAGGTCCGCCATGACATCGGCGCTGTTGCCGCGTTCAAATTGGCGGTACCGGTGAAACGCCTGCCAAAGACGCGCTCTGGCAAGGTTCTGCGCGGCACCATGCAGAAGATTGCGGACGCTGAGGCCTATAAGATGCCCGCCGCCATTGATGACCCTGTGATCCTTGATGAGATCACGCAAGTTTTAACCGATAAAGGATTGATCGGATGA
- a CDS encoding RidA family protein, producing MIERIEPGVRSSKIVKHNGVAYLTGQVGEGADITEQTHECLRRVDALLTQAGSSREHMLQVTIWLADMADFAAMNEVWNAWVPEGHAPARACGEARLARDVLKVEMIVTAAVV from the coding sequence ATGATTGAACGGATTGAACCGGGCGTTCGCAGCTCGAAAATCGTGAAGCACAATGGTGTGGCGTATCTGACGGGCCAAGTGGGCGAGGGTGCCGATATCACGGAACAGACCCACGAATGCCTGCGCCGTGTCGATGCGCTGCTGACGCAAGCCGGGTCGTCGCGCGAACATATGTTGCAGGTCACGATCTGGCTGGCGGACATGGCCGACTTCGCCGCCATGAACGAGGTCTGGAACGCCTGGGTGCCTGAAGGCCACGCACCAGCGCGGGCCTGTGGCGAAGCGCGGTTGGCGCGTGACGTGCTGAAGGTGGAAATGATTGTCACAGCGGCGGTGGTTTGA